The Desulfuromonadales bacterium DNA segment GGAGACCGCCGGCGCCGGCTCACGGAAGTGGCGGTTGAAGGTGCTGCGGTAGTAGGAGGCGCACCCCTGCGAGCCGTGGACGAAGGGGAGGCTCCCCTCGAAGCCGTGGGCGGCGAGCTCGGCGCCCAGCGGCTGGCAGGCGTGGGCCGGGTTGATGACCAGCGCCTGGCGGGCGAAGTTCTTCTCCTTGTACTCTTCGGTATTGATCCATGCCGCGACCCGCTTGATCTCCGACTCGGGGGTCTCGGTGACGGGCTTGACTTCTAATCCGAGATTGTTGGCCATACTATTCTCCTCATCCGGCCGGAGACTCATCCGTCACACGGCACGGGGTCATTGTTCTTTGTAGGGGCAACCCCCTGTGGTTGCCCTAGGTTCGGGCGGCCACTGGGGGCCGCCCCTGCATCATCAGAAAGGCGCCTTGACCAGCTTCCACGTCGGGCTGTTCACCGCCATGTCGATGTCGCGGGCGAAGGTCGGGAATCCCTTGTAGCCGTGGTACGGACCGGAGTAGTCCCAGCTGTGCATCTGCCGGAAGGGGATCCCCATCTTCTGGAAGAGGTACTTCTCCTTGATCCCGCTGCCGATCAGGTCGGGCTTCAGGGCGTCGGCGAACTGTTCGAACTCGTACTCGGAGACGTCGTCGTAGATGACGGTGGCGTCGGGCATCTCCGGGGAGGTGCGGTCGTAGTCGTCCGAGTGGGCGAACTCGTAGCCGCTGCCGACCACCACCATCCCCAGGTCCTCGTAGGCGTTGACCGTGTGGCGGGGACGCAGGCCGCCGACGTAGAGCATCACCTTCTTCGCGTCGAGGCGCGGCTTGTACTCATCGATCACCGCCTGCATGAGCGGATCGTACTTGGCGATGACCGCCTCCACTTTCGCCTTGATGGTGTCGTCGAAGAGCTCGGCGAGCTTGCGCAGGCTCTCCCGGATCTTGGTCGGGCCGAAGAAGTTCAGCTCGATCCAGGGAATGCCGTACTTCTCCTCCATCACCTTGCACATGTAGTTCATGGAGCGGTAGCAGTGGATGACGTTGAGCTTCACCTGGTGGGTGGCGGCGATCTTCTCCATTTCGCCGTCGCCGGTCCAGACCGCCTTGACGTTGAAGCCGCACTCCTCCAGCAGCGGCTTGGTCGACCAGGCGTCGCCGCCGATGTTGTACTCGCCGATGAGGGCGATGTCGTACGGCCCGATCGGCTCGGGAAACTCGCGCGTCTCGATGATGTAGTCGCGGATGGTGTCGTTGGAGATGTGGTGGCCCAGAGACTGGGAGACGCCGCGGAATCCCTCGCAGTTGCAGGGGATGATCGGGATGTCGAGCTCCTTGGCGGAGGCCTTCGCCACGGCGTTGATGTCGTCGCCGATCAGTCCCACCGGGCACTCGGAGAGGACCGAGATCCCCTTGGCCAGCGGGAAGAGCTCCTTCGCCTCGCGCAGCAGGACCGAGAGCTTCTTGTCGCCGCCGTAGACGATGTCCTTCTCCTGGAAGTCGGAGGTGAACTGCATGGCGAACTGGTCGACGCCGTTGATGCCGCTCATCAGGTTGCGCCGGGTCCCCCAGGAGTACCAGCCGCAGCCGACCGGGCCGTGGGAGACGTGGACCATGTCGCGGATCGGCCCCCAGACCACCCCCTTGGCGCCGGCGTAGGCGCAGCCGCGCGCACTCATGACGCCGGGGATGGTCTTCTTGTTCGACTTGACGCAGGCTTTGCCGGAGAGCTGGTCGTTGGGCGCCAGGTGTGGCGCGCGCTTCTTCTTCCCCTTCTCGGGATAGATTTCCAGGCTCTTGTCGATCATCGCCTGGGTCGATTCCTTCGTAATCCCGGCGACGGTTTTCTTCTCTATTTTCTCAGACATATAGCACTCCATTCTGGATGATCGAAAACTCATTCTGCCCGCCTGCCAACCAAGGCGGACAAGCTCTTTCCGAATCAAGGCGCGCCGGGAAGCTGCGGACGAGGCGTAGCAGCGCTACGTCGAGGGTGCGGCTTCCCGAAGCAACGCCGAGTCGGGAAGAGATCGTCCGCCGCCGTCAGGCGTTCTCCGCTTTGCCGACGATCGTCTCATCCTCGGCTTCCATGATGCCGAATTCCATCAGCAGCTCTTCGAGATCGTCCATCTCCAGTGGGGTGGGAACGACCAGCATCTTGTTGTCGGCGATCTTCTGCGCCAGGGTGCGGTACTCCTCGGCCTGCTTGTGCTCGGGGGAGTACTCGATGACCGTCATGCGGCGCAGCTCGGCGCGCTGCACCTGGTTGTCGCGGGGGACGAAGTGGATCATCTGGGTGCCGAGCTTCTTGGCCAGCGCCTCGATCAGGTCGGCCTCGCGGTCGGTGTTGCGGCTGTTGCAGATCAGGCCGCCCAGTCGCACCTTTCCCGAGGAGGAGTACTTGAGGATCCCCTTGGCGATGTTGTTGGCGGCGTACATGGCCATCATCTCGCCGGAGACGACGATGTAGATCTCCTCGGCCTTGTTCTCGCGGATCGGCATGGCGAAGCCGCCGCAGACGACGTCGCCGAGGACGTCGTAGAAGACGTAGTCGAGGTCTTCGGTATAAGCGCCCTCTTCTTCGCAAAAGTTGATGGCGGTGATGACGCCGCGGCCGGCGCAGCCGACCCCCGGCTCGGGGCCGCCCGACTCGACGCACTTGACGCCGCCGTAGCCGACCTTGAGCACGTCATCCAGTTCCAGGTCCTCGACGGTGCCGAGCTCGCGGACCTTGTCCATGACCGTGGTCTGGGCCTTGGCGTGCAGGATCAGGCGGGTGGAGTCGGCCTTGGGGTCGCAGCCGATGATCATCACCTTCTTGCCGAGGGCGGCCAGGCCGGCCACGGTGTTCTGAGTGGTGGTGGACTTGCCGATGCCGCCTTTGCCGTAGATTGCGATCTGACGAAGTTTCTTCTCTGCCATGACACTCTTCCTTTCTCTGCGTGGTTGTGTTGCCGACGGTCGCTCTGTCTTCCCCCGAGGCGGCATCCCCGTTGATGTGTCCGGGGCAGCCAGAGGTTCCGTCCGTATGCTTGAATAAAAAAACCCCACCCGGACTATCCGGATGGGGCCTCCTCGCCCGTGCGGCGCCGCCATGGCACCGCAAACTGTTGGGAAAAACCAACTCTGGAAATATATAAAGCCCGCCGGTTGAACCGTGCGGGCTTCGTTGCCATTCAGCACAGGCACCTCGTCGTGCCTTCCTGCCGTTGCCCTTCCATAAAGCACGGGCCGTGCCAAAAACAGTAATTGCGACGCGAACCTCATGAATTCGAGGGATTGCGACGTTTTTCGCGAAACGTCCTGGCAACGGAGGCGTCCGATGCTTGCACACTTCTTCAGCAGGCACTGGCCAGGCGGTGGGCAAAGATGAGGCAGAAAAAACGTGGAAACTCGTGCCCCCTCCGCCGCAGCCGGCAAAAACCTTTTGCCGGAGCAGGACGTTCGCTATGCCCAGATATGTGATCAATCCACAGGATGCCCACTTTCGCTCATTTAATAATTTTCAATAACCAGAGAAATACTGCATACACTTCACACCGGCCCGCAAAACATCACAAAAACGCACAACATACTGTTTTTACTTATTTTCGTCAGGCCGCCAAAGATTCGGCAAAACGCTACTTGTTTTGCTGTTTCGGACGTTTAGCTCGCCTCCCCCGGGGTATCTCCGCAGACTTGTCCACAGAGGTTGTGGATAAGGGCCGAAGGAGCCCGTTTCTGCGTGGAAACCAACGGCAAATCCGGGTCGGGGCCTGGTCGGTCGTCATTTCCGAAAGAGAAAGCCGCCCTGCCGTTGCGACGGAAGGGCGGCTTGTTGGCTGAAAATTCGCGTCGCCGCGGCCGACTACCTTCTTCCGAGCAATTCCTGCATCGTCGCGACCAGGCAGTCGAAGACCTCCTCGCGGCTCGCGATGAAGCGAGGCACCTCGTTGTTGAGCAGTTCCTCGATCCGGTGCAGCACAGCGCCGTCGTTGCTGCCGAGTGCGTCCATCACCGCCTCGAACATCGGGATGATCTCGTAGAGGTCGTCCCGATCGAAAGGGTGCGGGTCGGGCTTGCCGCTGAATTTCGGCAGCTCCCGCGTCGCCTTCTTGCGCGGGTAGCGGTACTGCAGGTCGGACGGCTTGATCTGAATGCCCATGACCGTTTCTTCTCCTTCCCTGCCTGCATCTTGAGCAGACCTAACCGCACGACGCGCAGCCGCCCTTTTTCGCCGCGCAGCCGCTGCGGCAGACGACCGGCGCCGTCTCCCCGCCGCTTCGGGCCAGAAAGGCGGCGAGACTCGCCGCGCCGACGTACCATTTGCCGTCGAGCTCCTGAGCTTCGAGGAGCTTGCGCTTGATGTGCATCATGACGCTGAGAACGGTCGTTTGCATTGCCTTGGCCGCCTCTTCGACCGCCACCATTTCTTCACCCTTCGTCTCTTGGGCCATCGCTTTTGCGTCTCCTTTACCGCTGACTGAAAAGCCCGCCGGAGATCACTCCTGACGGGCCTCGTTGCACGCCTGCGGAGCACAGCGTCGTGCTCCATTCCTGGTTGTTCTCTTCAGCGAAAAGCATAAACCGGGCCAAGGAGTCCGCCGCTCGCCCCATTTCTTCGGGTACGATCCTTCCACCTGCGGCGCAGCACTGCGTCGGGCTTTGTTCGTTGAGGTGGTGTTTTGTCGCAATCCATCCTTGACAGCGACGCCCAGACGCCTAAGATGGAGAAAATTTTGCGGAGCCGCCGGTGGAACGAATACTCGCCATAGAAGACAGCAGGGTCGTGCAGGCCCAGCTTCAGGACATTCTGCAGGAGCGCTACCGGCTGGCCATTGCCGGCGACGGTCCGGCGGGGATCGCCGCCGCCCTGCATGAGCCGCCCGACCTGATCCTGCTCGACATCTACCTGCCGGGGATGGACGGCTACGCCGTCTGCCGGGCTCTCAAGGGGGACGCGCGGACGCGCGAGGTGCCGATCGTCTTCATCACCTCCCTCGGCTCGGACGAAGAGAAGGTCCGGGGGTTCGAGGCGGGAGCCGACGACTACATCGTCAAGCCCTTCTATGCCGGGGAGCTGCTGGCGCGGGTCGGGCTCCACCTCGCCTCGCGGCGGGAGAGGCGGCTGGCGCTGGAGGTGGAGCGCCTGAAGCTGCTGCGGGAGATGGCCGTCGCCCTCAGCCACGAGATCAACAATCCCCTCACCGCCATCCTCGGCCGCCTGCACCTGGCGGAGCGGGCGCTGGGGGAGAGCGACGGCGCGGTCCGGGAGCAGTTGACGGAGGTCCGGGCGGAGTTGGAGAAGATCCGGCAGATCGTCGACCGGCTCGCCAGCGCCTCCCGGGATGCCAGGACGGGGTATCTGCTCGGGGAGGAGATGATCGACCTGCACGGGATCTGAGCCGCCGCCACGGCGGCGGCCAGAGGCCCATAGTTTGGCCAGGGCTCGCCCGGGAGACATGCACGGCGAGGTCCATCTCACCCCAACTCCCG contains these protein-coding regions:
- a CDS encoding nitrogenase component 1; this encodes MANNLGLEVKPVTETPESEIKRVAAWINTEEYKEKNFARQALVINPAHACQPLGAELAAHGFEGSLPFVHGSQGCASYYRSTFNRHFREPAPAVS
- the nifD gene encoding nitrogenase molybdenum-iron protein alpha chain → MSEKIEKKTVAGITKESTQAMIDKSLEIYPEKGKKKRAPHLAPNDQLSGKACVKSNKKTIPGVMSARGCAYAGAKGVVWGPIRDMVHVSHGPVGCGWYSWGTRRNLMSGINGVDQFAMQFTSDFQEKDIVYGGDKKLSVLLREAKELFPLAKGISVLSECPVGLIGDDINAVAKASAKELDIPIIPCNCEGFRGVSQSLGHHISNDTIRDYIIETREFPEPIGPYDIALIGEYNIGGDAWSTKPLLEECGFNVKAVWTGDGEMEKIAATHQVKLNVIHCYRSMNYMCKVMEEKYGIPWIELNFFGPTKIRESLRKLAELFDDTIKAKVEAVIAKYDPLMQAVIDEYKPRLDAKKVMLYVGGLRPRHTVNAYEDLGMVVVGSGYEFAHSDDYDRTSPEMPDATVIYDDVSEYEFEQFADALKPDLIGSGIKEKYLFQKMGIPFRQMHSWDYSGPYHGYKGFPTFARDIDMAVNSPTWKLVKAPF
- the nifH gene encoding nitrogenase iron protein — protein: MAEKKLRQIAIYGKGGIGKSTTTQNTVAGLAALGKKVMIIGCDPKADSTRLILHAKAQTTVMDKVRELGTVEDLELDDVLKVGYGGVKCVESGGPEPGVGCAGRGVITAINFCEEEGAYTEDLDYVFYDVLGDVVCGGFAMPIRENKAEEIYIVVSGEMMAMYAANNIAKGILKYSSSGKVRLGGLICNSRNTDREADLIEALAKKLGTQMIHFVPRDNQVQRAELRRMTVIEYSPEHKQAEEYRTLAQKIADNKMLVVPTPLEMDDLEELLMEFGIMEAEDETIVGKAENA
- a CDS encoding response regulator, which translates into the protein MERILAIEDSRVVQAQLQDILQERYRLAIAGDGPAGIAAALHEPPDLILLDIYLPGMDGYAVCRALKGDARTREVPIVFITSLGSDEEKVRGFEAGADDYIVKPFYAGELLARVGLHLASRRERRLALEVERLKLLREMAVALSHEINNPLTAILGRLHLAERALGESDGAVREQLTEVRAELEKIRQIVDRLASASRDARTGYLLGEEMIDLHGI